The genomic segment GCTTtctggaaaaggaaaaacaaaaaaggaagcgCGCCTCTTTAAAGATGCTGACCTATAAAATCTCACACTTTCAAAAAGAATGTGTTAAaatcctgcacacacacactgtttgtgTTATTCACACATGTTGTGTTAAACTGTGCCCTAAATAtggttaaagaaagaaagaaagaaagaaagaaagaaagaaagaaagaaagaaagaaagaaatgagacCACTGACCAACACAACATGTGTTAAATTGTCGTTATTGTGCTGCTGTCTTCAATTGGGACATCATTGCCCTTAACTAGATATGCTGATGATTAAGGACAAAAAGTAGCACATCTGTTCTGAGAGTCCAATATTTACTTCAATCACCTTtgcattaaaaactgaaaatgagcaAAAAGTCTCTGCTAAGCACAGTGAGCGCGGTCACCATAATAGATCCCGCTAAAAGCCCAAAAATACCAGGTCAGACTGGAGTAATATGCACTTTGAATGTGTACTGGACCCAATGTCAGAAATGTACTCAGTGCTCTGCATTAAATTCTTTCCTAACGAGGCTTCTTACCTTCACATTTCCATCCTCAGTCTCACCTTTCTCTCCATCCTTCTCCTCAAGCAGGGAGTTATCTTATAGAAGCATAAAATAACAGATTCAACCAGTATGAACAATTTCAGCGAAGGTTTTAGTcacatattaatatttttacaccatgattttctgtgtgtacgtgtgtgtgtgtttctgtgttaccCTGGTCTTGCAGCTTGGCCAGCTCCTCGCTCAGGGAGTCGTGGCTCTCCTCCAGCTGTCTCTTCTTCTGCTCCACACTCTGCATGTACTCTGTCAGAGAGCGGATCTTTGCCTCATGCTGTAAAAAGACAAGTGTCGCCCCACCCCAGGACATCAGAGACATAATAACTCAATCTCTGCTAACAAGAAGAGATATCTTAGATATATTATTTTCTACAttctgtctgtttctttttataTCACGCCCACATATGTTCTCATAACTCATCAATTTCACTCTATTTTGTGATGCCCCATCATATCCTATCTCTTACCTGAGAGATAAGGAGCTGGCAGGAGGAGAGCTCCCTTCCAGTCTCTTCCATCTTGCGGTGGCACTCCAGCTGCATGTTCTCCAGCTGACGGCAACGCTTCACCATGCTCTTCACCTCCGACTTGATCTTGCTGATGTAGAGGCGGGCCACAGTGAACTCCTCCTCGATTGCACCACTGATCTCCACTGGCTAAGGGTGAAAATgaaagcaatatttttttttttgttgacagGAATTTCTCCATCGGTGCTTGATACTCTAAATGAAACCTCTGTGATCGTGCTCACCAGCTTTATCTCCCCATTACCCACGATGGAGCTGAACTCGCTGAGGTCCCTCATCAGCCCATTGAGGACCTCAGCTATGCGTTTGCGCTGCTGACCGCTCACCTCCTGCATACGAGACAGCTCTGCCTCCAGCTCCATCAGACTGgcctgtaaaataaaataaggtgAGCACCCAAGGAGAACTAAAGCCTTTGtcagaaaacattttaactgCATCTGGACCttcattaaaaatacacaaatgaaAAATCTGTAGACTGGCTGAAAAACTTTGGAAGAAAGTCAAGATTAAGATTAAGATTTACTGTATGAGAGGAATACTAATGAGTCATACTCAAGACCACAGAGCTCTAAACTTATCGTATTGCTGTGGTGCCGCCTACCGTTTAGTGTGAGATACATTAAGGTCCATAAATACTTGGACAATGACACAAtgttattattatcaggatgtgattgaagtgcaggcTTTCAGCTTAAATTTACCTAGTTCAACAAAAGCATTGCATTTACTttttaggaattacagccatttttatccAGTCCCCCACTTTCAGAGGCACAGAAGTAATTGTACAAactaaaatcattttaaaccaaagcattgtttttaataattgGATGAAAATCATTTCCAGCCAACcaccaaatgctgtgtttccttCCTTGAGATGCTCTGTCAGGTCTTTACTTAGCAGCTTTAGCAGCTTCACCTTCAGCTGctgctttgggtcattatccatttgtaTTGTGAAAGGCTGTCCAATCACCAGAGAGTATAGGCCTGTAGACTTTTGGATTCATTCTGCTAcatctatcagcagtcacatgatcaataaacactagtgacctGGTTCCACTGGCAGTCATAGCATTGGCCTCAGAGAGAATGTGATGTGGCCTGAATCACAAGCTTATTTCTCTCCTTCATACTTTAACTGATGGTTAATTTTATGGGTTTTCAGCCTAATTATGGCCTTCTTTACTTGCACTGAAAGCTCTCGGGACCTCGTATTGAGAGTTCCAGTGAAAAGCTATAAAATGTAATTCAACACTTGGAATCAGCGCCATATATTTCATCAGAAAATTGAATAATGAGGGAAGAGGCTTTGAAAAGGGGGTACTGCTAGTTCTTTTAAACTCTTGGCATTAAagttgaaagtctgcactttaatGCCAACTAGGTTATTTGATTTTACATCTACTATGGTGATGTACAGAGAATAATTACAAAAATTATTTCACTGTTCAAAATCTTTTAGACATAACAATACTGGTAACTCAGGCATAAAATCAAACAATTTTTGACTCCTATACAACTCCTGCAGTGTTTTCCCCTCGCGGTGCTGCTACAACAGGTGCTTGTCTCTGCAGTGCAACGACGAAGCAAGCGGATCCTTCTGGTCCACCTCCTGTCTCTGAATTCAGATCCCGTTCTGTTTGTCTCAGTAAATCTGTCGCACTCCAAAAATTTACCATTTTCTGGGACAGTTGCTCAGCCAGCAGCTGGTTTTGCAGGCCCTTCTCCTCCACTTCCTGGCTCTTCTGGTCATAGTTGATGGCCAGTTCCTCCAGAGCTTGCAGCACCTCCTTCACCTCAGCCTTGGCGCAGTCGCTCTCCACCTGCAGCCTGCCGAGTTCAGCCTGGACTTTGTCCCCGTCACCCCTGGATGAGGCCAGAAGCTGAAGAATGGGAGGTAATAAAAAGAATGGGAGATAGCAAGGAAGATAGAGGCAAATGTGAGCATTAAGGTAAGAtcttagaaagaaaacaagctgCTTAAAGCTTATATTTTGGAATTAACAAGTATCCTCACACTCACAGCATGCGCGCTCATACAGTGTGGATATGTTTGTGTGACTGAGTTTGTGTGATCTCACCTCATCCTGGTCCAGCATCTGCTGCTTCAGTTTCTCCACCAGCTGGCACTGAAGGTTGATCTCATCATCCTGCACACACATGATGGTATCATAAACACAAAAAGCCCATACTCGGTCACTTGGATGTCTCCAATATATAAATcaataattaaacattaaatgGAAGTGAACAACACcctgaaaacattttgtttcGATTATAAAACGTACACCATTGTTTTTACCATGCAAAACAGCTAAGAGCAACAGACTGAAGGAACTGTGTGAGGAATGTATGCAAGAACCTTATCATCCAGCTGCTTATACAGCTTGCGGATCTCCTCCTCATACTTCTGCCGCTCCTCCTCAGAAATGCGAACCACAATGGAGGAGGTGTCATTGTCCAAAACGGGACGCTCCTCCACAGACTCGATACGGGTCACTATTTCCGATGTAGTCCTCTCAGTCTCGGGCACATCTTCTCCTAAAGGGTAGGAAAAAGTGAACAAAGAAGACACATTACAATGTTGCACTTTAGTTTGCAATGTCAGCACAGAAGAGTTGGAGGTACGCAGCCTTGAAgtcccctccccacacacacacacaccccacccGCCACCCACCAACACCTATATTTGTTCTGACCGTTTCTCCAGCGGTTGAGCTCCGACTCCAGCTTCTGAATGGTCTCCTTCAGGGTCTtgttcttctccttctccttctcatACTTCCTCTTCCACTGCTCTGCTGTCAGCTCCAGGTTGATTGAGGCGGTGTTCCTGATGGTCTTGGCGCTGTGAGAAAGGGCTGATTATGTTATGTTCAACAGTCCTACTGAGTCCAAAAACTGTCCAAAAACTCAGCTTTACAGTTGTAATATGACCCCAAGGTAACATGAAATTTAACAGTCACAAAAAGCAAATAAtgcttcacattttttaaaatatcaggTAATAGTTTAGTCTTCAAATCCTTCCTTGGCTTTGTGGAATAAAAACAAACGTACAAGAGCCACATCAGTAGGTATCTGAGACTGTATTGGTTTTTTAGGTCATGCCCAAAGTAGTTTGTTGCCCTGATTTTAAAGGATAATCTTCCCTGCTGAAAAATGTgacaacacataaacacagtatAAACACATTTCCTAGTTTACCTGCTATTTTAGGAGCTAAATTATCATATTTACCTGTTATTTTATATGTCCCTCTACTTCTTGCTGAACCTGAGATTGGACTATTTAATTGTCATGTGTAAATCTACATTTGAAGTCAAGTATGAGTATCATATCAAGTAGGTTAAGGTGACAATATGTTGTTGAAATCATGTTTTTGAAGGGTTAATGTTGTATAACTACACTACTTCATGCTAAAAAATATGTCTGCATGTGAAGAAGCAAAACACATTTTACTGGTTTAGAAATAAATATCTAACATGACGTGTGATTTAAATCCACAGAGGCATCTACCGTTGTCCAAACATCAGAGTTGACTTGGTCTCAGCATCGTTGTAGCTGGAGGGAGAGCAGCAGATGAACATGGTGGTGCGACAGTTACCGCCGAGGGAGTCCTGCAGGATGCGGGTCATTTTGCTGTCACGGTACGGCACGTGAGTTTTCTACAGGACAGAGTAGGGATGATGAGAGAGGGTGattagaagaaaagagaaaaagatcaAGAGAAAACCGAGCAAGATAAAGCAAAAGAACTGCCAGAACAATCCTTCATTTGCTTCTTGATTTAATTTTAATCGTGCAAAAATTCATCAGCATAAATTCAGCAAACATTGCCTCTCAGCTTTTGCAGTTTGGATTCTTAACCAGGACTGGAACTGCTTTTTAACGTGCCAGATTGGTTGTGCCATATCCAACTACACTGAAAATTAGCAGGCATAGTTTTGGCATTTCATGGCCAAATCTGTTGAGCTGGCaggaatgaaagagaaaaatcaTGAGTGTGGGTACTGAGCAGGTCAAcaggcagacagttggtgtccaTGTGTGTTAGAAATGAGGTAAACAAAACACTTTATAATGTAGAGAGTGAATTAcacatgtttcagtttttttattctaGAATAAAAATAAGGTTCACTGGTGGAAAACCTAATTATTCTTCTCTGTATTTAAATTTCAGTTTAATTGACTCCTTATATAGAAATCGAAGCTGGAAGTATAAACCGTTCTTCTATGTTCCTAAAAAAGTTTAACATCAAAGTCAAAGGCGGAGGAGCCCAGCTTAAAAATACAAATCCTTTACTGTAAATCACAAACTGTTATTTTTGAGGCACACCGTCCCATGGAGATAGTAGAAAGAGTGAAAATAGCTCACCGTGCCCTCAGCCAAGGCAGAGATGACATTTCCGAGAGCCGAGAGAGACTTGTTGATGTTTTTAGCCTCATCCAGGACGGCACCTGCAGCTCCGGTCTTACTGACCTGgattaaagaaaaacagggaGCGAATGAAATCAAAGAACGGAGAATGTGATGGAAAAACAGGCTTACTCATTAACTAAAACTGCAATGTAAACAAAGaataatgtaaaataatcacacattAGTCATTACAAGCAGCTTCATTTACACTGAGTCTTTCATACCTTCTCACTGCCAGCCAGATCCACCAGGTACAGTTTTCCACACAGCTTCTGCTCCGTCTCCACGTGCTCCTGCTTGATGTTGATCAGGAAGATGCTGTGGCTACGAGAGCTGTGCTCATTCATGTCTACACAAACAACGACAACACAACATTCAGAGaaacatccattttcttccgcttatccaattcagagtCACAGGAGGGCTAGAgcctaacacagagagacagccaacCAGTCACACTCACAACTACACCCAACTGAGAATCAACAGTTAACCAAACTACACTAACTACAACTAACTGAGTCTATTAAGTAGAAATGCAGAAAATGGAATAAACAAAGGTCCTAGAATTGATTTTCTATCTATTTAATAACTACAATACTGATGGAAGACTATTACACTTCAGTCCTAATCATGTTTTAACGACCAACaacatgaatttaaaaaatgtggctTCTAGATTTTTATCCAACATTTTGTTCAAAAGTTGTCTTTGTAtcaagaaaaattgtgtattaTGTGCTATATGTTATTATAACACAGTAACTCAGTCAAGGAATAATACTTTTGTGTTTTACACGATGGCTACTATGATGTAAACCCCATTTAGACAACTGAGTGCCACTAAAGTCACCCCAAAGGAACCCATCAGTAACACCGCAGGACTAAGAATGAACAGTTATTTAAAAACTACCTTGTCAAAACCGAGCATTACCCACAACCCAAGCTCATCATTTGTTGGTGATAACTAATATAGCCCAAATTTACAAACAATGGGCTAAAAAGTTCTGGTAATTTTGTATACTGTATACTAAACTTGTATATTGTCTTCTCAGGCTGACTTCGCTTCAGGCATTTCAATGCATTTCATTCTCTAGGGctcacctttttattttttaaataaccaatCAATAAAGAGTAATTCAGGGGTGGATCTTAAATCTTTCACATTTTGTCAACCAGACCAGCCATCACTGCAGGACAGTGGTGTCAGCATTTCACAGAGAACAGGCATCAAACAGCATTGATCTAAAAGCTTCTCGCCTCTCAGACAGAGTTCAGGTTTCTCTGCAGATGATATCTGAGGGCATGAGCTCAGCGCAGTGGCGAGTGTCGGCCCATCAAACTGTTATCAGCACACCGTTCTGCAGCACAGTGAGTCAGCAGCCATCGACAGGAAGCAGACAACACCGTGCTGCTCAGCATCACAGGCTATATCAAATCCTGTCCACTGCTGTTTCCATCCAGGCTGTTTTACAGGACAAATTGTTATAAATGATCATTTTTACCCTTTAAGACTAGTGGACACACTATATTTTGCTATGACTGATGTCTACATTCTTTCCATTTAAAGTGCCTCATAAGGAAATTTGCCGATTATCTCTCCCTCAAACAACcaataataaataacaatagAAAGTCCACACACTATTTTAACTTGTACTACATACTGCTGTTATTAAACGGCTTGAGGATGCTACATAGATAAGACttaaaaaatgaggaaaaaacaagtttttgtcactttttgttTGAGTGGAGGAACTCTTCTGACAGAGCGCAAGCTGCAGGTCAGTGGAAAGTGTGTGTGTCGGGTCAGACAGTGTTTTATTAGCCTGTCTGCTAAGAGACTGCTCACAAATCAGCTCAATGGATGGATGACTGAAGCCACCGACACTATGGAAAAAGCAAGAAACTAGCTTTTTGACATGTACTCCCTGTTTTTATACTGGCAGCTTAAAATGGTTTAAACTGTTTGAATGGAGAGACTTTGCAATTTCAAGCAAAGGATGAGAAAAGGCTTATAGAGCAGGGCAGCACAACTTTTTGTTCTGCATCAGactattgatttgttttttcatgGAGGTTTTTAAGTCCATTTACTACATTATCACCCCAACAAACAGCCTTCAGCTTTATTGACTTTCCAGAAGCTTTGGAAAGCTTTGGAGAACTTGACACACCGTATCTGACGTCTCAGGGCTCTATAAAGTGGCCCAAGATGCTTACCTCTGTATTAGCATTGAAAATGAGTGAATTAGATTTCTGGAATATTTTACCATGTTTGCAATCTGTGATAACTGCATGCACAGACATCTTATATTACTGTTTTTACAGGAATTTTGGTCCTTTGTCTTCAGTTTCAAGACTTAGATGATAGAAAGTCTTTTTAccacttttttcatttgttttatcacatggcatatttaatttatattatgCTGAATGGGACTTTTTACTCTGACCTATATTCGTATTCTTGCCACACTACCTACATGCTGAGATCATCAAATTACTATTTACAAGAAGGCTGACTGCAGTTAATTAAAGGCACACACTAGGAAGGAGGAATGTTAAAATGAATTACAAGCCATTAAAAAAACGACAGAACAGCAGATTAAAATTTGAACGAATTTGTATTCTTCCACATCACTAGATAAAGTGTTTTTGACCAGAGTACAGCTCAATTAACTTTATAATATCGGTTACAAGTATAATGATTTAACTGATattctctgtttttaaaaaaaagcactaagattggaaaaatgttggcAAATGTTCTCCTGAAAAGTTGGAAATGATCACTTCTAAACTTCAAGTATTCCATTATaacaagacaagatggctgctTTTTTAGTCCACGCTGTCTCCCagattttttcacatttacagCAAACTAATGGATCAACATACAAATGTACTGCTTTATTTCTGAACTACAGACGATCTGCAGTAGGCGGTAACTTAAAAAATCCATTTCAATCACTTTGCAGAAAAGCCCATTTTCAAAAGATTTCACAGAAAGACTTTGTGtgtactaacacacacacacacactgaggcacAGAATGCATTAACTCTGAATGGCGGAGATCTGTGCAGGCTGAGATTTATAAGTGTGAAGCAGtgctgatgttttttgtttgacaCAGAATCCCAAAGCAGATCTGAcctcattcttttttttagtcTGCAGTGGAGTTCAGTTCTGAGTCAGCACACAACTCACAGAAAAgcaaaacgcacacacacacacacacacacacacacactgttgtgATTTTTTGGAGCGATATTTATCAGCAGggtttctttattattttttaaatatctctGTTGCTATAAAATCTGTCTTACTGACCAGAATAAGTTTTACACTTGCTCAGTAAAACTGCAGAAAAGTTCAAATCTATCTTGCTAAATATTTAAGACATAGTTACAATTCTGCAGAAATGTTAAAGTAATAAATCCCAGGGCTTAGTGGCAGTAAGCTCAGCTGTTATTTTTAGCTATTTTTATTATATACTGCAGTGAGATTTTACGCCATGAGACCAAATAATCAGCTTCACCTGTAAAATCTGTATGTTGGACACAGTTGCTTACATTTTTATTATCCGACAACACAGGTGTGAGTCAGCAGCACTCAGGTCGATACAAAGTACTAGAATTACAGAAAGGGTCAAGTTATGCTTCCGGTGTTTTGGTAGTTTAATAGCACTAATCAAAGCACACCAATTAAATTTACAGGAGGAGCAAAGTGCAGAAGCTCCTGATGCTTGTTATgactttattaaaataaaatttttctTTCCCGATTTGTTACTGTCATACAAACCACTTCATCTCTCACAATTGCGTCACATTATGAAATGCACACAACAGAACCTCATTTCTGTGAAAATGAGTGAGGCTTTTTGTGATAATGCACAATAACATGCTGATTACATAACACATTAACAGGCCACATGAACTCAGCTGCCATCTCATGCATCACTAACAAGTCCTGAGAGCTAATATTAGCAACAGTGAGAAACTAGAACTGGTATTCTGGTATGGAGCAGTAAGAAATCAGAAATGTTACAGAGTAAACATTTAGATTTGTCTTTTTGTTACAgtattatatataaaaattataGGGGGAAAACATCAGTCAGGACTGTACTACTCATATGCATCTGTAATGCAAAGATAAAGACTCACTAGTCACAGCAACGTGGCGGTTATTTTTGCCCTCATCGATCACATCCATAACTTCATCAGGGCTTGAAACGAAGCGCTCAGTGCATCCctaaggagaggagaggagaggaataGGAGACAAGCATATTATCATTTACCTGATGCAGCCCATGAACAGATATTCAGGTAGGACACCTACCTTCACATATGGCACCCTGTTCTTATCCTCATGAACAGACAGGTTGGTCTTTGTcactaaaaagtaaataaaggaAAATCAATGACTTTTTTGGAGGATATTTTAGAGCAAACAAAAAATGCTGCACTTGTTAATCACAGTGGTAAATCAAAATAAATTGACGTGAGTTATTTATTCTAATACTAACCGTCCAGGAGATCACGGATTTTATCCATATAGATCTCAAAGTAGGAAACCTgttggagaagaaaaaaaagtttcctcatatggaaaaaaaaaacctttaagtgAATTATTGTTTGAAGCGGGTTTTCACGCCTGCAGAAAATTACTTCTTAAAAGAAGGCATGTCCAAACAAAGCTtaacacagtgaaacaaaaacataaacataatacaAGATAAGACATCAACGCATGTAACAAATGTGACACCTTGATGTGGAATTCAAGGTTTTCATCCATGGCAAAGATGTGATTGAAAATGTCCTCGGCGATGCGAGGAATGATACCCATCTGGTGAGGGTCGTGCAGCTTGCCCTGCAACAGGAAATTGTGCATGTAATTACATGTGAGACACAGCCACACAGTAAAATCTAGTTTGATATATTTCCTCCATTATAATAATGCCTTTAAATTTCCATAAATTCCATAAATAAGCGGAAAAATGGGTATGTAACAAAGAATCAGCATAATAGCCCAACGCTCAAAAAAATGAACGTTAAAAGAAAATTTACCTCCATAGTGTGAGTCTTCCCGGAGGAGGTTTGTCCATATGCGAAGATAGTGCCATTGTATCCACACAGCACATCTATAagcaagaaaaaacaagaaaatgaggTTACGCAACATGCGTTCATTAATTTGAAGAATTGTAATTTATTTAGCAGCTCATCCATACCTTTCACGATCTGCTTGGCACAGGTGTTGTAGACTTGCTCCTGGGTGGTGTTGGTTGGAAACACCCGATCAAACACATAGGACTTTCCCTGCATAGACAAGGAACAAGAACAAATAGGTCATAAAATCCTGCTGAAGTATAACTAATGGTTCAAATGAACGCATCCTTTGTTCCCGACCAAGCATTAAGGAAGAATGATGGtgcattaaaacataaaaagttTAATAAGAGTTGCTTTTTCCATGAAATTATCCATACTCTTACTGGGCCACATCTGTGAAGGAATGTTCTAAATCACTCACGTACAAATTAGAGAACAGAGTCACCGAGTGCTGAGGTGCATAGTGCTTAAAAGTCTCCAACACTCTGCTGACTCAGTAACTGCTCCAACCTCctctgacattaacatcagcacaaaactgTGTGCCAGGAGCTTCGCGGCCTGGGTTTCCATTGGCCGATCAGGTCCTGTGGGTGTACGTGTGTAAATCAAAGATAAAACAGAGTCTAAAATGCAGTTGTGTAAAAATGCCTCTTGGTGGATGTTTTATACCACAGAGTAAAAAAGTCAGAGACATATTTCATACTTGATGTAGCATCTTCATATTACTGGCTGGGCGTactgaaatgctttatttctAGCATCATGCTGTATATTGTACTCCATACTATTAAATCTAGTTCTTGTCATTCTTTTACTGAATAGAGAGAACACGACTCAGtcaaaatatttataattattttatttaatcatcttcCGGAAGAGAGAGACGTGCACAGCCCAAAGCCAGTTGCAGATCTCTAGCATTAGAAGCCAAAATGTGTATCATATAGGTGTTATTTTGgtcctttaaaactaaaatgtaaatatgaaaaCTTCTAAGTGGGTTAAGTACTAAATTAATTCTTGGTTGGGCACAGCAAATTTCTTAACAGCTGACGATTACAGTTGACAGTTTAATGTTTGAACAGACCAAGGCTAGCTGTTTCGGCTCCAGCTTCAGCATTAACCTGCTAAATGGAACAAAACTCTAGCTTAATAATTCCAGTTTAATTGCTGAAAGTGATAAATGCTCAGAGTTTGCTGCCCAGTAATAGAGATTCATCACActctgaaacagaaaacaggAGCATATCTTATGGCTTATTATAAAGGTATTAAATAAATGCAAGCATAAAACCTAATGATGAACAGGTAGCTGGTGGGCACTAAAGTATGCAcacaatgcaaaaaaacaagGGACAAAAATCATCCAAATGAAGCTCATATCCTGTTTATATAAGTCTAAAATTGAgtctgtattttgtatttttcaaacGTTGTCCTCATGATAGATTGGTTCCTCCTAAAATCCACAGTCACTGTGTGAGACACTGACGAGTGACTCAGCCCAGACAGGCACGGCTGCAGAAACCAGGCTAATAAAACCCTGAATGTCACCATCCCATCTGAGGCAGAGTCCACAAAGCAAAGGAGAATGATGCTGCCAGAACATGAGCCGTAGAAAATGTCATTAACAAATTGACTCATCTGCATGCCACCCCCACGCCAGCATGATTGAACAGAGAGACAATTCAGTCCCAGGATGAGGGAGGTTGGGAGGGATGGAGGCACACAAAGAGGCATAAAAATGGAGATGGAGATGGAGATGAGTATTGAGACAGTAACGACAAAAGACTGAGAGAAAAACACCAAAGCGGGATGAGATAGTTGATAAAGCCAGAATGGGAGGCACAAAAAAGGTGGAGCCAGAAAGGAGATAAAGCAGGTCAGTCAGAGATGCCTGAGCTCACTGAATGATTATTGATCATCTCTATGGGCAATTAGAGGGATCAGTTTCTGGCTCTACTGTACAGCATCATGCTGAGGGGAGAGAGGAAGGTCAGGATGAGATATTTCCATTACTGGTAGACAAGATTTCAACATGATTCCTCCCTCTGCATATTAGATAAGTCATTTGTACTTTAATTAAAAtactaaaactacataaataCATTGAAAAAGCACAAATATTTCTTTGAAGTCAGCGGCTCGTATACTGAATATGGCAGACAGTTAATGGCACTCTACTAAGATGACATTGTTGgctataaaaaataattttgggacataatttttgtttgtttaacctcaataagaaatttaaaaacagtaaatgagacaTATACGGCTTGTTCAGGTTTGGTTCCACCCAACACCCTTCATCTGTCTTCAAAGCTGAAACATTTACTGCTTCGAGCATCTGCTGAGtaataaacacaacagaaatgaaTT from the Pelmatolapia mariae isolate MD_Pm_ZW linkage group LG20, Pm_UMD_F_2, whole genome shotgun sequence genome contains:
- the kif5aa gene encoding kinesin family member 5Aa encodes the protein MADAPAECNIKVLCRFRPLNQSEILRGDQFLPKFQGDDTVVVGGKSYVFDRVFPTNTTQEQVYNTCAKQIVKDVLCGYNGTIFAYGQTSSGKTHTMEGKLHDPHQMGIIPRIAEDIFNHIFAMDENLEFHIKVSYFEIYMDKIRDLLDVTKTNLSVHEDKNRVPYVKGCTERFVSSPDEVMDVIDEGKNNRHVAVTNMNEHSSRSHSIFLINIKQEHVETEQKLCGKLYLVDLAGSEKVSKTGAAGAVLDEAKNINKSLSALGNVISALAEGTKTHVPYRDSKMTRILQDSLGGNCRTTMFICCSPSSYNDAETKSTLMFGQRAKTIRNTASINLELTAEQWKRKYEKEKEKNKTLKETIQKLESELNRWRNGEDVPETERTTSEIVTRIESVEERPVLDNDTSSIVVRISEEERQKYEEEIRKLYKQLDDKDDEINLQCQLVEKLKQQMLDQDELLASSRGDGDKVQAELGRLQVESDCAKAEVKEVLQALEELAINYDQKSQEVEEKGLQNQLLAEQLSQKMASLMELEAELSRMQEVSGQQRKRIAEVLNGLMRDLSEFSSIVGNGEIKLPVEISGAIEEEFTVARLYISKIKSEVKSMVKRCRQLENMQLECHRKMEETGRELSSCQLLISQHEAKIRSLTEYMQSVEQKKRQLEESHDSLSEELAKLQDQDNSLLEEKDGEKGETEDGNVKKALRHQGESHRGLHHKQLARLRDEINEKQRIIDDLTDRNSKLELELAQVRADFERLKSQDSTKSERLEELSFLHERHEQTKQDLKGLEETVARELQTLHNLRKLFVQDLTSRVKKSSEMEPDDSGGSCTQKQKISFLENNLDQLTKVHKQLVRDNADLRCELPKLEKRLRSTAERVKALETALRDAKEGAMMDRRRYQQEVDRIKDAMRAKNAMRRPHAAQIAKPVRPKQLTVCSPTNPFYAYIRATEHANTYSNALFQSNATPQQSTSVSCNPNSVQNNTVSTALGYRAGRYNGDILESYPLNIDNGNSISEARDINDNRSDVHCGSEVDDSNRHYMIQQETAAS